In Halopseudomonas nanhaiensis, a single window of DNA contains:
- a CDS encoding energy transducer TonB family protein translates to MMPRRYWIAAFVIALALHVGAALALATRPSTSVGGALDAGLFGLEIGLGAAGTYADVAEQTAEEPVVEPEPVKQDAPPEPQPEPVPEPEPKPAPEPKPEPRPEPKPEPAPERKPAPEVRTVTKAEPAAEDVKVAQNQPAGPVEKKPVEPPVHKPEPQAESPTNDEWKAAQQRVAASRATGRAADRQAGGRKSSPKNYFSDLQGWLNAHKHYPPHLKKEKIQGTVILTFSVDRSGNVLSASIKQSSGNAELDRAALEMLAKAEPLPPIPDSMGKERISIAIPVEYSLITR, encoded by the coding sequence ATGATGCCAAGGCGTTACTGGATCGCGGCCTTTGTTATCGCCTTGGCGCTGCACGTTGGCGCTGCGCTTGCGCTGGCTACACGCCCGTCGACATCTGTGGGCGGCGCCCTCGATGCGGGTCTGTTCGGGCTGGAAATCGGCCTTGGCGCTGCCGGGACCTATGCCGACGTAGCCGAGCAAACTGCTGAGGAACCGGTGGTCGAGCCGGAACCGGTTAAGCAGGACGCGCCCCCGGAGCCGCAACCTGAGCCCGTGCCGGAACCGGAGCCGAAGCCGGCTCCCGAGCCCAAGCCGGAGCCCAGGCCAGAGCCGAAACCCGAGCCGGCGCCGGAGCGGAAGCCCGCGCCAGAGGTGCGCACCGTTACCAAGGCCGAGCCGGCAGCGGAGGACGTGAAGGTTGCCCAGAATCAGCCAGCCGGGCCAGTAGAAAAGAAGCCTGTCGAGCCACCGGTGCACAAGCCCGAGCCGCAAGCGGAGAGTCCCACGAACGACGAGTGGAAAGCTGCGCAGCAGCGCGTTGCAGCCAGCCGGGCAACAGGCCGCGCAGCCGACCGCCAGGCCGGTGGCCGCAAGAGCAGCCCGAAGAATTATTTCAGTGACCTGCAGGGTTGGCTGAACGCACACAAGCATTACCCGCCGCACCTGAAGAAGGAAAAGATTCAGGGCACGGTCATCCTGACATTTTCCGTCGACCGCAGCGGCAACGTACTGAGCGCTTCCATCAAGCAGAGCTCCGGTAACGCCGAGCTTGATCGCGCTGCGCTGGAAATGTTGGCCAAGGCCGAACCGCTGCCACCCATCCCAGACTCGATGGGCAAGGAGCGGATCAGCATTGCCATCCCCGTTGAGTACTCACTCATCACCCGATAG
- a CDS encoding ExbD/TolR family protein: MHDQSLMPRRGKASPDDNLIPLINIVFLLLIFFMVAGQIAPQQDTTVNPPESASEKPLEPAVLELSLTAAGDLRSEGMDLDEVALQSRITQLTQDDAELRVSLRADLDATAADLDAVFTQLRDNGVSTITLHSRLTETE, translated from the coding sequence ATGCATGATCAATCATTGATGCCCCGCCGAGGCAAGGCGAGTCCGGACGACAATCTGATCCCGCTGATCAACATCGTCTTCCTGTTGCTGATCTTCTTCATGGTTGCCGGGCAGATCGCGCCGCAGCAGGACACCACTGTGAATCCGCCTGAATCGGCCAGTGAAAAACCGCTTGAGCCAGCCGTGCTGGAGCTGTCACTCACCGCCGCCGGCGACCTGCGCTCAGAAGGTATGGATCTCGACGAGGTGGCCCTGCAGTCGCGTATTACCCAGCTGACTCAGGACGACGCGGAATTGCGTGTTTCGTTACGCGCCGATCTCGATGCCACCGCCGCAGACCTGGACGCCGTGTTCACCCAGCTTCGCGACAACGGCGTCAGCACCATCACGCTGCACAGCCGCCTGACGGAAACCGAATGA
- a CDS encoding ExbD/TolR family protein, with translation MPATSLYSRKTNKISLTALIDVVFILLMFFMLTSTFSQWKAVEFHSPVASTEPTANKPSVLFLGADGALRMADGSMRIGANQAVDADRFAADAVLVLLPEADAKVQVIVSRLEEMKGLGLAVTMGGVADPVDRRN, from the coding sequence ATGCCAGCAACCAGCCTTTATAGCCGCAAGACGAACAAGATCAGTCTCACGGCGCTGATCGATGTGGTGTTCATCCTGCTCATGTTCTTCATGCTGACGTCCACGTTCAGTCAATGGAAGGCGGTGGAATTCCATTCCCCTGTCGCCAGCACTGAGCCCACTGCGAACAAGCCCAGCGTGCTGTTTCTGGGTGCCGATGGTGCGCTACGCATGGCTGATGGCTCAATGCGGATCGGCGCTAACCAGGCGGTCGACGCCGACCGATTCGCTGCAGACGCGGTGCTGGTGTTGCTACCCGAAGCCGATGCGAAGGTGCAGGTCATCGTCAGCCGGCTTGAAGAAATGAAGGGGCTGGGGCTGGCCGTCACCATGGGCGGGGTCGCTGACCCAGTCGATCGCAGGAACTGA
- a CDS encoding MotA/TolQ/ExbB proton channel family protein, translating to MFAPVLDILALGGPVVWILGMFSVLAMTVVLVKAIQFWTLRDGGDAVAEQAIAYFANGEHNQALVLVKGRRAPRPRLIAQTLQLIEAGKLQGEALHKEIMRQARQAVVGLASYLRILEVIATLAPLLGLLGTVLGMIQAFQAMEAAGTQVDPSVLSGGIWVALLTTAVGLAVAIPVSLLHSWFERRVETQAGLIQNDLEHLLSVQAARTSAQADARARLKLA from the coding sequence ATGTTCGCTCCCGTTCTGGATATTCTCGCTCTCGGCGGACCGGTAGTCTGGATACTCGGCATGTTCTCGGTACTGGCCATGACCGTCGTACTGGTCAAGGCCATCCAGTTCTGGACCCTGCGCGATGGTGGTGACGCCGTCGCCGAGCAGGCGATCGCCTACTTTGCCAACGGCGAGCACAATCAGGCCCTCGTGCTGGTCAAGGGCCGTCGTGCACCGCGGCCTCGTCTGATTGCGCAGACGCTGCAACTGATCGAAGCAGGCAAGCTCCAAGGCGAGGCCCTGCACAAGGAGATCATGCGCCAGGCCAGGCAGGCGGTGGTCGGGTTGGCCAGCTACCTGCGCATCCTCGAAGTCATCGCGACACTCGCTCCCCTCCTCGGCCTGCTCGGGACCGTACTCGGCATGATCCAGGCTTTTCAGGCAATGGAAGCGGCCGGCACGCAAGTTGATCCGTCGGTGCTGTCCGGCGGTATCTGGGTCGCTCTGCTGACGACCGCCGTCGGCCTTGCGGTGGCTATTCCGGTTTCACTGCTGCACAGCTGGTTCGAGCGCCGGGTGGAAACACAGGCCGGACTGATTCAGAACGACCTGGAACATCTGCTCAGCGTTCAAGCGGCTCGCACCAGTGCACAGGCGGACGCCAGGGCCCGGCTGAAGCTCGCCTGA
- a CDS encoding MaoC/PaaZ C-terminal domain-containing protein, producing MDMLSNRTYDELAVGDKAEVTHRVTERDLMLFAAVSGDVNPVHLDEDFAAATPFKGRIAHGMFSGALISAAIACELPGPGSIYIGQEMTFLRPVRLQDAIRVELEILEKLPKNRVRVATRVFNQDGKRVVDGVATVMAPTEKVSLPRPVLPEVSVKG from the coding sequence ATGGACATGTTGAGCAACCGCACCTATGACGAACTGGCTGTTGGCGACAAGGCAGAGGTGACCCACAGGGTCACGGAGCGCGATCTGATGCTGTTCGCAGCGGTGTCCGGTGACGTGAATCCCGTCCACCTGGACGAGGACTTCGCTGCGGCTACGCCATTCAAGGGCCGGATAGCCCACGGTATGTTCTCCGGCGCGCTGATCTCCGCTGCCATCGCCTGCGAGCTGCCGGGGCCGGGCAGCATTTATATAGGACAGGAGATGACTTTTCTTAGACCGGTACGGTTGCAGGACGCCATTCGCGTCGAACTGGAAATCCTCGAGAAGCTGCCGAAGAACCGCGTGCGTGTGGCCACTCGCGTGTTCAATCAGGATGGTAAACGGGTAGTCGACGGCGTCGCTACGGTCATGGCGCCAACGGAAAAGGTCAGTCTGCCCCGCCCCGTCCTGCCTGAGGTGAGCGTGAAGGGCTGA
- a CDS encoding long-chain-fatty-acid--CoA ligase: MEASFWSDKRPAGVPNDIDLTEYSSIIDVFERSCKKYADRPAFSNMGETMTYGELDRQSAAFASYLQNHTDLQPGDRIAVQMPNVLQFPIAVFGAIRAGLIIVNTNPLYTAREMRHQFTDSGAKALVYMNVFGHLVQEVLPDTGIKYLFEARMGDMLSPLKGFMVNTVVKRVKKMVPAYDLPQAVSFKTALARSKGESPKPVAKTLDDVAVLQYTGGTTGVAKGAMLTHGNLVANMLQVYANMQQVDKDGKRIMSDAGETVIAPLPLYHIFAFTANLMCMMLAGNHNVLITNPRDISGFVKELKKWKFSSIVGLNTLFVALMEHPEFSEVDFSNLKSTTSGGTALVKATAERWEGKTGSRIGEGYGLTECSPVVCSSPGDGLARLGTVGLAVPGTSLKVIDDDGNEMPIGERGELCVKGPQVMKGYWERPDATAESIDADGWLKTGDIAIIDEDGFVSIVDRKKDLIIVSGFNVYPNEIEDVVAAHPKVANAAAIGVPDEKSGEAVKLFVVPSADDLTIDELKAYCRANFTGYKVPRHYEIRDSLPMTPVGKILRRELRDK; this comes from the coding sequence ATGGAAGCATCGTTCTGGAGTGACAAGCGTCCGGCGGGCGTGCCGAACGATATCGATCTGACCGAGTACAGCTCGATCATCGATGTCTTCGAACGCTCCTGCAAGAAGTACGCTGACCGTCCCGCTTTCAGCAACATGGGCGAAACAATGACCTACGGCGAGCTGGATCGCCAGTCTGCTGCATTCGCCAGTTACCTCCAGAACCACACCGATCTGCAGCCGGGCGACCGCATCGCAGTGCAGATGCCCAACGTCCTGCAATTCCCCATTGCGGTCTTCGGCGCCATTCGCGCCGGCCTGATCATCGTCAATACCAACCCGTTGTACACCGCGCGGGAAATGCGCCATCAGTTCACCGATTCCGGTGCCAAGGCGCTGGTCTACATGAACGTGTTCGGCCACCTGGTCCAGGAGGTATTGCCCGATACCGGAATCAAATACCTGTTCGAGGCCCGTATGGGCGACATGCTCAGCCCGCTCAAGGGCTTCATGGTCAATACCGTCGTCAAGCGTGTGAAAAAGATGGTGCCCGCCTATGATCTGCCCCAGGCGGTGTCATTCAAGACTGCGCTCGCGCGCAGCAAGGGCGAATCGCCCAAGCCGGTTGCCAAGACGCTGGACGATGTGGCGGTATTGCAATACACCGGCGGGACCACCGGTGTCGCCAAGGGTGCCATGCTGACCCACGGCAATCTTGTCGCCAACATGTTGCAGGTGTACGCCAACATGCAGCAGGTCGACAAGGACGGCAAAAGGATCATGAGTGATGCCGGCGAGACCGTCATCGCACCACTGCCGCTGTACCATATCTTCGCGTTTACGGCGAACCTCATGTGCATGATGCTCGCCGGCAACCACAATGTCCTGATCACCAATCCACGAGATATCTCTGGCTTCGTCAAGGAACTGAAGAAGTGGAAGTTCTCTTCCATCGTCGGTCTCAACACGCTGTTCGTAGCGCTGATGGAGCATCCCGAGTTCAGCGAAGTCGACTTCTCCAATCTGAAAAGCACCACCTCCGGCGGTACGGCGCTGGTCAAGGCGACGGCCGAGCGCTGGGAAGGCAAGACCGGCAGCCGAATCGGTGAAGGCTATGGTCTGACCGAGTGCTCTCCGGTGGTCTGTTCCAGCCCGGGTGACGGTCTGGCGAGGCTGGGTACGGTTGGCCTGGCGGTTCCGGGTACCTCGCTGAAAGTGATCGATGACGACGGCAACGAGATGCCGATCGGCGAGCGCGGCGAACTGTGCGTCAAGGGCCCGCAGGTCATGAAGGGTTACTGGGAACGGCCAGATGCCACCGCAGAGAGCATCGATGCGGACGGCTGGCTGAAAACCGGTGACATCGCCATTATCGATGAGGACGGCTTCGTCAGCATCGTCGACCGCAAGAAGGATCTGATCATCGTTTCCGGCTTCAACGTCTATCCGAACGAGATCGAGGACGTGGTCGCAGCTCACCCGAAGGTGGCCAACGCCGCAGCAATCGGCGTGCCTGACGAGAAGTCCGGTGAAGCCGTGAAGCTGTTCGTGGTGCCCAGCGCCGACGATCTGACGATCGATGAGCTCAAGGCCTACTGCCGCGCCAACTTCACGGGCTACAAGGTCCCGCGTCACTACGAGATTCGTGATTCGCTGCCGATGACGCCGGTTGGAAAGATCCTGCGTCGCGAGCTGCGCGACAAGTAA
- the fadD1 gene encoding long-chain-fatty-acid--CoA ligase FadD1 — MLENFWKDKYPKGLPTEINPDQYPNILAVMKESCQKFGDKPAFTNLGKTITYGELYRLSGEFAAYLQNHTDLQPGDRIAIQMPNVLQYPVAVFGALRAGFVVVNTNPLYTAREMEHQFNDSGAKALVCLANMAHLAEQVVPKTGVKTVIVTEVGDLLPPVKRLLINFVIRSVKKMVPAYSIPGMVKFNDAMAKGKGARFTEASPTNDDIAVLQYTGGTTGVAKGAMLTHRNLVANMLQSKALMGSNMIDGEEVIICPLPLYHIYAFTFHCMAMMISGNHNILITNPRDIPAFVKELSKVKFSGFVGLNTLFVALANDENFRKLDFSNFKVTLSGGMALQLATAERWKQVTGCQICEGYGMTETSPVATVNPIDAVQLGTIGIPVPSTLCKIIDDAGNEVPLGERGELCVKGPQVMKGYWKREDATAEILDSEGWLKTGDIAIIQEDGYLRIVDRKKDMILVSGFNVYPNELEDVMASIPGVAQCAAIGVPDEKSGEAIKVFLVKAPGAKLTEQQVKDHMRENLTAYKVPRYVEFRDALPTTNVGKILRRELRDEELKKLGK, encoded by the coding sequence ATGCTTGAAAATTTCTGGAAGGACAAGTATCCCAAGGGTCTCCCCACCGAGATCAACCCGGATCAATACCCCAACATCCTCGCTGTAATGAAGGAGTCCTGCCAAAAGTTCGGCGACAAACCGGCCTTCACCAACCTCGGCAAGACCATCACGTACGGCGAGCTGTATCGTCTTTCCGGTGAATTCGCTGCCTACCTGCAAAACCACACGGATCTGCAGCCTGGTGATCGCATCGCCATTCAGATGCCCAACGTGCTGCAATATCCGGTAGCGGTGTTTGGCGCCCTGCGCGCAGGCTTCGTGGTGGTCAACACCAATCCGCTGTACACCGCGCGGGAAATGGAACATCAGTTCAATGATTCCGGCGCCAAAGCGCTGGTGTGCCTGGCCAACATGGCTCACCTGGCAGAGCAGGTGGTTCCCAAGACAGGTGTAAAGACGGTCATCGTGACCGAGGTCGGCGATCTGCTGCCGCCGGTCAAGCGCCTGCTGATCAACTTCGTCATCCGCAGCGTGAAGAAGATGGTACCGGCCTACAGTATTCCCGGCATGGTCAAGTTCAACGACGCCATGGCGAAGGGCAAGGGGGCCCGGTTTACTGAAGCGAGCCCGACCAACGACGACATCGCCGTGCTGCAATACACCGGTGGCACCACCGGCGTGGCCAAGGGCGCCATGCTCACCCATCGCAACCTCGTCGCCAACATGCTGCAGAGCAAGGCGTTGATGGGTTCGAACATGATCGATGGCGAAGAGGTCATCATCTGTCCGCTACCGCTGTATCACATCTACGCCTTCACCTTTCATTGCATGGCGATGATGATCAGCGGTAATCACAACATTCTGATCACCAATCCGCGTGATATTCCGGCGTTCGTCAAAGAGCTGTCGAAGGTCAAGTTTTCCGGCTTCGTCGGCTTGAACACGCTGTTCGTGGCGCTGGCCAACGACGAAAACTTTCGCAAGCTGGATTTCTCCAACTTCAAGGTCACCTTGTCCGGCGGCATGGCCCTGCAGCTGGCGACTGCCGAGCGCTGGAAGCAGGTTACCGGCTGCCAGATCTGCGAAGGGTACGGCATGACCGAAACCAGCCCGGTCGCCACCGTCAACCCGATTGATGCCGTGCAGCTGGGTACCATCGGCATCCCGGTTCCGTCCACCCTGTGCAAGATCATCGACGACGCGGGCAATGAAGTGCCCCTGGGCGAGCGCGGCGAGCTGTGCGTGAAGGGCCCGCAGGTGATGAAGGGCTATTGGAAGCGCGAAGACGCCACCGCCGAAATCCTCGACAGCGAAGGCTGGTTGAAGACCGGTGATATCGCGATCATTCAGGAAGATGGTTACCTGCGCATCGTTGACCGGAAGAAGGACATGATTCTGGTGTCCGGCTTCAACGTCTATCCGAACGAACTGGAAGATGTCATGGCATCGATCCCCGGTGTGGCCCAGTGCGCCGCGATCGGCGTGCCGGATGAGAAGTCCGGCGAGGCGATCAAGGTATTTCTGGTCAAGGCGCCCGGCGCCAAGCTGACCGAGCAGCAGGTCAAGGATCATATGCGTGAGAATCTGACGGCATACAAGGTGCCGAGGTACGTGGAATTCCGCGACGCCCTGCCGACCACCAACGTGGGCAAGATTCTGCGTCGTGAGCTGCGCGATGAAGAGTTGAAGAAGCTCGGCAAGTAA
- the hrpA gene encoding ATP-dependent RNA helicase HrpA produces the protein MTDSHIPTPDFSHAMAADRHRLSRQFNDLRKKPDPGAQAKWLERFQTSCARVEQRRQNVPRIRYDDNLPIAAKREEISAAIRDNQVVVIAGETGSGKTTQIPKICLELGRGVHGLIGHTQPRRLAARSVAARVAEELGTPLGETVGYQVRFTDQSSESTLVKLMTDGILLAETQNDRFLNRYDTLIIDEAHERSLNIDFLLGYLKTILPRRPDLKVIITSATIDLERFSAHFDGAPIIEVSGRTFPVDVWYRPLSAEMDEEGNRVEEDLSIDQGILAALREIDEHEKATRGLPGDVLIFLPGEREIRDTAEYLRKANLRHTEIMPLYARLSAAEQQKIFAPHSGRRVVLATNVAETSLTVPGILYVIDPGEARISRYSPRSKVQRLPVEPVSQASANQRKGRCGRVAPGICIRLYSEDDFNSRPAFTDPEILRTNLAAVILQMLHLRLGRIEDFPFIEPPDGRAISDGFTLLQELAAVDRSGAISEIGRQLARLPVDPRIGRMLLEAVTQNCLDEMLIIASGLSVQDPRERPVERQQASDQAHAQWADDTSDFAAFVNLWRGFEEQRQAMSQNQLRSWCRRNFLNYLRMREWRETHRQLLLTCRDMGFKPGAEPAGADPIHKALLAGLLSHLGNKTEDGDYMGARQRRFMIHPSSKLAKKRPAWIMVAELTETRRLYGRIAAKLDPDWVEPLAGHLVKTSHSEPHWEKKRGQVIAYEQVSLYGLVIVPKRRVHFGPIDPVVAREIFIRQALVGGEWHGKAAFNKANQALLEQLDALEAKARKRDILVDDETLFRYFDARVPENIFQLASFERWLKKSSAEDPKLLHMTRDDLLQRDANEITAEQYPDTWRWERVALPLSYHFEPNHPADGVTLRVPAALLRQLPEERLEWLVPGLIYDKCLALVRGLPKSLRKNFVPVPDFVRAALERMPFGQGSLTQVLARELTRMTGARLPEDAWADIELEPHLQMRIEVVDAQGREIVSGRDYGELCARLADQPIEAAAPAALRTEEAARPAGTAALPEQVSRRQAGIDVTFWPAWVDQGDSVVEELFDIQAQAEAAHRRGVQRLLLQAMPEQAKFLRQKVTALKDASIYYRELGTVQQLTDDVLLAALDQVCLQPLDTLPRDPQALAACVERGRAEWVPATEKLAGRVLSILKDWHAVQKRLKGRIDLSWAMALNDIREQLAHLVYRGFVRDVPGEWLEQYPRYFAALQQRLDKLGSQVQRDRVWTDEIQHLWQQYSARLEKHRQEGRVDPRLQTWRWALEEYRVSLFAQQLGTKMPVSIKRLQKLWQEITA, from the coding sequence ATGACCGATTCGCATATTCCCACCCCCGATTTCAGCCACGCCATGGCCGCCGACCGGCATCGCCTGTCGCGCCAATTCAACGACCTTCGCAAGAAACCCGATCCCGGCGCACAGGCGAAATGGCTGGAACGCTTCCAGACGTCCTGCGCGCGGGTCGAACAGCGCCGTCAGAACGTTCCACGCATCCGTTATGACGATAACCTGCCTATCGCCGCCAAGCGCGAAGAGATTTCGGCGGCGATTCGCGATAATCAGGTGGTGGTGATCGCCGGCGAGACCGGCTCGGGTAAAACGACCCAGATCCCCAAGATCTGCCTCGAGCTAGGCAGAGGCGTGCACGGTCTGATTGGCCACACCCAGCCGCGCCGCCTCGCTGCACGCAGCGTAGCGGCGCGTGTGGCCGAAGAGCTCGGCACGCCCCTCGGCGAAACCGTCGGCTACCAGGTGCGCTTCACCGACCAGAGCAGCGAGAGCACGCTGGTCAAACTGATGACCGACGGCATCCTGCTGGCTGAAACCCAGAATGATCGATTTCTCAATCGCTACGACACGCTAATCATCGACGAGGCCCACGAGCGCAGTCTGAATATCGACTTCCTGCTCGGCTATCTGAAAACCATCCTGCCCCGGCGCCCCGACCTCAAGGTCATCATCACCTCGGCGACCATCGATCTTGAACGGTTCTCCGCGCACTTCGACGGCGCGCCGATCATCGAGGTTTCCGGGCGTACCTTCCCGGTCGATGTCTGGTATCGCCCTCTGTCTGCCGAGATGGACGAGGAGGGTAATCGCGTTGAGGAAGATCTGAGTATCGACCAGGGCATCCTCGCTGCCCTGCGCGAGATCGATGAACACGAGAAGGCCACGCGCGGGCTGCCGGGGGACGTGCTGATCTTCCTCCCGGGCGAGCGGGAAATCCGCGACACCGCCGAGTACCTGCGCAAGGCCAACCTGCGGCACACCGAAATCATGCCGCTGTATGCGCGGTTGTCAGCGGCCGAACAGCAGAAGATCTTCGCGCCGCATTCCGGTCGCCGCGTAGTGCTCGCCACCAACGTTGCCGAAACGTCGCTGACCGTGCCGGGAATTCTCTACGTCATCGATCCTGGCGAGGCGCGTATCAGCCGCTACAGTCCGCGCTCCAAGGTCCAGCGGTTGCCCGTCGAGCCAGTGTCCCAGGCCAGCGCCAATCAGCGCAAGGGGCGCTGCGGGCGCGTGGCCCCGGGCATCTGCATTCGCTTGTACAGCGAGGACGACTTCAACAGCCGCCCGGCGTTTACCGACCCGGAAATCCTCCGTACCAACCTGGCCGCGGTCATCCTGCAGATGCTGCATCTGCGCCTGGGCCGGATCGAGGACTTCCCCTTTATCGAGCCGCCGGATGGCCGCGCGATCAGTGACGGCTTCACCCTGCTGCAGGAACTGGCGGCAGTGGATCGCAGCGGTGCCATCAGCGAGATCGGCCGGCAACTCGCCAGACTTCCGGTCGACCCGCGTATCGGCCGCATGCTGCTGGAGGCGGTCACCCAGAACTGCCTGGACGAAATGCTGATTATCGCCAGTGGTCTTTCGGTGCAGGACCCCCGCGAACGGCCGGTTGAGCGTCAACAGGCGTCCGATCAGGCGCACGCGCAATGGGCCGATGACACATCCGACTTCGCTGCCTTCGTCAACCTGTGGCGCGGCTTTGAAGAGCAGCGTCAGGCCATGAGCCAGAACCAGCTGCGCAGCTGGTGTAGGCGAAACTTTCTCAATTACCTGCGGATGCGCGAATGGCGCGAGACGCACCGCCAGCTGCTGCTCACCTGTCGCGACATGGGCTTCAAGCCCGGCGCCGAGCCCGCCGGCGCCGACCCGATACACAAGGCGCTGCTCGCGGGGCTGCTCAGTCACCTGGGCAACAAGACCGAAGACGGCGATTACATGGGCGCGCGCCAACGGCGTTTCATGATTCATCCATCGTCCAAACTGGCGAAGAAGCGCCCGGCCTGGATCATGGTCGCCGAACTCACCGAGACGCGCCGGCTGTACGGACGCATCGCTGCCAAGCTCGATCCGGACTGGGTCGAGCCGCTGGCCGGTCATCTGGTCAAGACCAGCCACAGCGAACCACACTGGGAGAAGAAGCGCGGCCAGGTGATTGCCTACGAGCAGGTCAGCTTGTACGGCCTGGTTATCGTCCCCAAACGGCGCGTGCACTTCGGGCCGATCGACCCGGTCGTTGCGCGCGAAATATTCATCCGTCAGGCGCTGGTTGGCGGTGAATGGCACGGTAAGGCGGCATTCAATAAGGCCAACCAGGCGCTGCTCGAGCAACTCGACGCACTCGAAGCCAAGGCTCGCAAGCGCGACATTCTGGTCGATGACGAGACGCTGTTCCGCTATTTCGACGCGCGTGTGCCGGAAAACATCTTCCAGCTAGCCAGCTTCGAGCGCTGGCTTAAGAAGTCGAGCGCGGAGGATCCAAAGCTGCTGCACATGACTCGTGACGATCTGTTGCAGCGCGACGCCAACGAGATTACGGCCGAGCAGTACCCGGACACCTGGCGTTGGGAGAGGGTGGCGTTGCCGCTGTCCTATCACTTCGAGCCCAACCATCCGGCCGATGGCGTCACGCTACGTGTGCCGGCCGCGCTCCTGCGGCAGCTTCCGGAAGAGCGTCTGGAGTGGCTGGTTCCCGGCCTGATCTATGACAAGTGCCTGGCTCTGGTCCGCGGCCTGCCCAAGAGCCTGCGCAAGAACTTCGTGCCGGTACCGGATTTCGTCCGTGCGGCGCTCGAGCGCATGCCGTTCGGGCAGGGCAGTCTGACCCAGGTCTTGGCCCGCGAGCTGACGCGGATGACCGGTGCCCGTCTTCCTGAGGACGCCTGGGCGGACATCGAGCTCGAGCCGCATTTGCAGATGCGCATTGAGGTTGTCGATGCCCAAGGCCGCGAGATCGTCTCGGGTCGCGATTATGGCGAACTCTGCGCGCGTCTCGCTGACCAGCCGATCGAAGCTGCCGCGCCGGCCGCACTCAGGACCGAAGAAGCGGCTCGGCCTGCCGGTACCGCCGCATTACCGGAACAGGTCAGCCGCCGCCAGGCCGGCATCGATGTCACCTTCTGGCCGGCCTGGGTCGACCAGGGCGACTCGGTAGTGGAGGAGCTGTTCGACATTCAGGCGCAGGCCGAGGCAGCGCACCGCCGGGGGGTCCAGCGATTGCTGCTGCAGGCGATGCCCGAACAGGCAAAGTTCCTGCGGCAGAAGGTGACCGCGCTGAAGGATGCATCGATCTACTACCGCGAGTTGGGCACCGTGCAGCAACTGACCGATGACGTACTGCTGGCAGCGCTTGATCAGGTCTGCCTGCAACCGTTGGATACGCTGCCTCGAGACCCCCAGGCGCTTGCTGCCTGCGTCGAACGCGGGCGCGCAGAGTGGGTGCCGGCCACGGAGAAGCTCGCCGGCCGCGTGCTGAGCATTCTCAAGGACTGGCACGCGGTACAGAAGCGACTCAAGGGACGCATTGACCTGTCGTGGGCCATGGCGCTCAACGATATTCGCGAGCAGCTGGCACATCTCGTTTATCGCGGCTTCGTCCGGGATGTGCCGGGGGAATGGCTTGAACAATACCCTCGCTACTTTGCGGCCTTGCAGCAGCGTCTGGACAAACTCGGCAGTCAGGTACAGCGTGATCGAGTCTGGACCGACGAGATTCAGCACCTGTGGCAGCAGTACTCGGCGAGGCTGGAAAAGCACCGCCAGGAAGGTCGGGTGGATCCGCGTCTGCAGACCTGGCGCTGGGCACTGGAGGAGTATCGGGTGTCACTGTTCGCGCAGCAGCTGGGCACGAAAATGCCGGTTTCGATCAAGCGACTGCAAAAACTTTGGCAGGAAATCACAGCTTGA